In the Cydia fagiglandana chromosome 14, ilCydFagi1.1, whole genome shotgun sequence genome, one interval contains:
- the LOC134670710 gene encoding uncharacterized protein LOC134670710 produces MDEELLINLVREHGELYDSEHKQYEDQHKREAAWQDIAKRTNQTAQECRDRWKRLRDNYRKARKLRQTKKAQGFKKIKPIKHEKIFAFIDSIIDNRERTDPTEPDDDTDSASSTNVEKFVDVTENAVPEFERNNEETTENNTLVKFFANLGETVNTFPPEVQIRVKRDIFRIINEAEEEVLTNRLSIRGVRRVNLQDVNVKYETSDFDSNF; encoded by the exons atggATGAAGAATTACTTATAAACCTGGTGAGGGAGCACGGAGAGCTGTATGACTCGGAACACAAGCAGTATGAAGACCAACATAAGAGGGAGGCTGCTTGGCAGGATATTGCTAAGAGAACAAATCAAACAG ctCAAGAGTGCAGAGACAGATGGAAACGGCTACGAGACAACTACAGAAAAGCCCGAAAACTACGTCAAACAAAAAAGGCACAAggtttcaaaaaaataaaaccaataAAGCACGAAAAAATATTCGCCTTTATTGACTCTATAATAGATAACAGAGAAAGAACGGATCCTACAGAGCCAGACGATGACACTGATAGTGCTTCATCAACGAATGTAGAAAAATTTGTAGACGTCACAGAAAATGCAGTACCAGAGTTCGAGAGAAATAACGAAGAGACTACTGAAAACAATACATTGGTCAAATTCTTTGCAAATTTAGGTGAAACCGTTAACACTTTTCCACCAGAAGTGCAGATCAGAGTAAAAAGAGACATTTTTAGAATTATAAACGAGGCTGAAGAAGAAGTGCTTACAAATAGGTTAAGTATAAGAGGAGTGAGAAGAGTCAACTTGCAAGATGTGAACGTGAAGTATGAAACGTCGGATTTTGATTCAAATTTTTAA
- the LOC134670529 gene encoding uncharacterized protein LOC134670529 has protein sequence MDEEKLINLVKEHGELYDPAHRQYQDQLKRELAWKKIANKMKMQAHECKERWKKLRENYRKAIKLRQTQKAKGIKKLKRIKHGHLMTFIADQKEIEYEEVDTHSAGHSRKTEIYAVEPNPVDPLVLERNYETAPRTDTVVTFFTNLGETVKTFPKDVQIRVKRDIFRIINEAEEEVVMNKFKW, from the exons ATGGACGAAGAAAAGCTTATAAATTTGGTGAAAGAACACGGAGAGCTGTACGACCCGGCGCACAGACAGTACCAAGACCAGCTCAAGAGGGAGCTGGCTTGGAAGAAGATCGCCAACAAGATGAAGATGCAAG CTCATGAATGCAAAGAAAGGTGGAAAAAACTACGTGAAAATTACAGAAAAGCAATTAAACTACGTCAAACACAGAAAGCTAAAGGCATCAAAAAACTTAAACGCATCAAACACGGACACTTGATGACGTTCATAGCTGACCAGAAAGAAATAGAATATGAAGAAGTCGATACTCACAGTGCCGGGCATTCTAGGAAAACAGAAATATATGCTGTAGAACCTAATCCAGTAGATCCACTAGTGCTAGAAAGGAACTACGAAACAGCCCCTAGAACTGACACAGTGGTAACTTTCTTCACTAATTTAGGAGAGACAGTAAAAACCTTTCCGAAAGACGTACAAATACGTGTGAAAAGGGAtatatttagaattatcaaCGAAGCAGAAGAAGAAGTGGTGATGAACAAATTCAAGTGGTGA